The Akkermansia muciniphila genome contains a region encoding:
- a CDS encoding polyprenyl synthetase family protein has product MCEEQSLNDYITEQCALIDAALDRLLPAEDKRPETIHKAMRYSMFAGGKRMRPVLCLAAAEACGGLAVNALVPACAVEMMHTYSLIHDDLPAMDNDDLRRGKPTSHKAFGEGVAILAGDALLTEAFAVIAQADDTERYTVRDYVKELAATGGSTMLIGGQILDLEGEHKQLSEPEVRAVYEGKTAALLTTALRFGAMSANATEAQLEAITDFGYNLGLAFQVIDDILDLTASTEKLGKTAGKDVNAQKSTCPALIGMDGARSEAKCRTQAALDALMIFPEERRTRLVELANYLLNREY; this is encoded by the coding sequence ATGTGTGAAGAACAATCCCTGAACGATTACATTACAGAACAGTGCGCCCTGATTGACGCCGCGTTGGACAGGCTCCTGCCTGCTGAGGACAAGAGACCTGAAACCATCCACAAGGCCATGCGCTACAGCATGTTCGCGGGCGGCAAGAGAATGCGCCCCGTGCTCTGCCTGGCGGCGGCGGAAGCCTGCGGCGGCCTGGCGGTGAACGCCCTGGTGCCCGCCTGCGCCGTGGAAATGATGCACACGTATTCCCTGATTCATGACGACCTGCCGGCCATGGACAATGACGACCTGCGCCGCGGGAAGCCCACCAGCCACAAGGCCTTCGGGGAAGGAGTAGCCATTCTGGCCGGGGACGCCCTGCTGACGGAAGCCTTCGCCGTGATCGCCCAGGCGGATGATACGGAACGTTATACGGTCCGGGATTACGTCAAGGAACTGGCGGCCACCGGAGGCAGCACCATGCTGATCGGCGGCCAGATACTGGACCTGGAAGGGGAGCACAAGCAGCTTTCCGAGCCGGAAGTGCGGGCTGTGTACGAAGGGAAGACGGCCGCCCTCCTGACCACGGCCCTCCGCTTCGGCGCCATGTCCGCAAACGCCACGGAAGCCCAGCTGGAAGCCATCACGGACTTCGGCTACAACCTCGGCCTGGCCTTCCAGGTGATTGACGACATCCTGGACCTGACCGCCTCCACGGAAAAGCTCGGCAAAACCGCCGGCAAGGACGTGAATGCGCAGAAATCCACCTGCCCGGCCCTGATCGGCATGGACGGAGCCCGTTCCGAGGCGAAATGCCGCACCCAGGCAGCCCTGGACGCCCTGATGATCTTCCCTGAAGAACGCCGCACCCGCCTGGTGGAACTGGCCAATTACCTTCTCAACCGCGAATATTAA
- a CDS encoding aspartate-semialdehyde dehydrogenase, which yields MNQAPHVAIVGATGAVGVEILSCLETRNFPVGSLKLLASARSAGKQVAFRGEMLTVEELTEKSFEGVDIALFSAGGGISLKFAPIAAAAGCVVIDNSSAFRQDPDVPLVVPEINPEAAFNHPRNIIANPNCTTIITLMALFPLHQRFGLKTVIASSYQAVSGSGQHGITELESQVRAVVDGHPVVKNVYPHQIAFNLLPQIDSFTESGYTKEELKMLNEGRKILSLPELKVTCTCVRVPVYRSHSISVTAQFEQPVDVEAARGAYEGKPGVALMDNPAEGVWPTPLDSTNGDTCYVGRIRPDMAIDNALALWVVGDQVRKGAALNAVQIAELLVSR from the coding sequence ATGAACCAAGCACCCCATGTTGCCATCGTCGGCGCCACCGGAGCGGTGGGCGTTGAGATCCTGTCCTGCCTGGAAACCCGCAACTTTCCCGTAGGCTCCCTGAAGCTTCTGGCCTCCGCACGGTCTGCCGGAAAACAGGTCGCCTTCCGGGGAGAAATGCTGACTGTGGAAGAATTGACGGAGAAATCCTTTGAAGGCGTGGACATCGCCCTGTTCAGCGCAGGCGGCGGCATTTCCCTGAAGTTCGCCCCCATTGCCGCAGCCGCGGGCTGCGTGGTGATTGATAATTCCTCCGCCTTCCGCCAGGACCCGGACGTACCCCTGGTGGTGCCGGAAATCAACCCGGAGGCGGCGTTCAACCACCCCCGCAACATCATCGCCAACCCGAACTGCACCACCATCATTACGCTGATGGCGCTCTTCCCTCTGCACCAGCGCTTCGGCCTGAAAACCGTCATTGCCTCCAGCTACCAGGCGGTTTCCGGCAGCGGGCAGCACGGCATTACGGAGCTGGAATCACAGGTGCGCGCCGTGGTGGACGGCCATCCCGTAGTGAAAAACGTTTATCCGCACCAGATTGCCTTTAACCTTCTTCCCCAGATAGACTCCTTCACGGAAAGCGGCTATACGAAGGAAGAGCTTAAAATGCTCAATGAAGGCCGCAAAATCCTTTCCCTGCCGGAGCTCAAGGTAACGTGCACCTGCGTGCGCGTGCCCGTGTACCGCTCCCACTCCATCTCCGTGACCGCCCAGTTTGAGCAGCCCGTGGACGTGGAAGCGGCCCGCGGCGCCTACGAAGGAAAGCCCGGCGTAGCCCTGATGGACAACCCCGCGGAAGGCGTTTGGCCCACCCCGCTGGACAGCACCAACGGGGACACCTGCTATGTGGGGCGCATCCGCCCGGACATGGCCATTGATAATGCCCTGGCCCTCTGGGTCGTGGGAGACCAGGTGCGCAAGGGAGCAGCCCTGAACGCCGTACAGATCGCGGAACTTCTGGTCAGCCGCTGA
- a CDS encoding L-serine ammonia-lyase, whose amino-acid sequence MHHYSIFELFSIGIGPSSSHTVGPMRAAHRFLEQIRHSPRLPEITGIRCECYGSLAATGHGHGTDTAIMLGLLGEEPHTVEPRSIPGKIGRLHQQETLPVTEEKSVRFSPTRDLDLSHYQPLRLHPNGMLFTAVNQAGEPVEDAVFYSTGGGFVASEQELLHPEEPDREPFPLPYESAEELLRMADERDCPLSSIVMANECALLPEREVREKLDLIWATMKQSISNGMSARGNLPGVLQVPRRAKTLRKSLLVHGESALKDPLSIMDWINLYAIAVSEENAAGGRIVTAPTNGAAGIVPAVLNYATKFCFSPHPDAVHRFLLTAGGIAILYKKNASISGADVGCQGEVGVACSMAAAALAEYLGGTPHQVENAAEIGMEHNLGLTCDPIAGLVQIPCIERNAIAAIKAINAARIAMGGTGAHFVPLDKVIRTMLDTGRDMQSKYKETAQGGLAVNVVNC is encoded by the coding sequence ATGCACCATTACAGCATTTTTGAGCTTTTCAGCATCGGGATAGGTCCTTCCTCCTCCCATACCGTAGGCCCCATGCGGGCGGCGCACCGTTTTCTGGAACAGATACGCCATTCCCCCCGGCTGCCGGAAATTACGGGCATCCGCTGTGAATGCTACGGCTCCCTGGCAGCCACCGGGCACGGGCACGGCACGGACACGGCCATCATGCTGGGCCTGCTGGGGGAAGAACCCCATACGGTGGAGCCGCGCAGCATTCCCGGAAAAATCGGCCGCCTGCACCAGCAGGAGACGCTCCCCGTCACGGAAGAAAAGTCCGTCCGTTTCTCCCCCACCCGGGACCTGGACCTTTCCCACTACCAGCCCCTGCGCCTGCATCCCAACGGGATGCTGTTCACCGCCGTCAACCAGGCCGGGGAACCGGTGGAGGACGCCGTGTTTTATTCCACCGGAGGCGGTTTTGTCGCTTCCGAGCAGGAACTCCTGCATCCGGAGGAACCGGACAGGGAACCGTTCCCCCTCCCCTATGAATCCGCGGAAGAACTGCTGCGCATGGCGGATGAACGGGATTGCCCCCTTTCCTCCATTGTCATGGCCAATGAATGCGCCCTGCTCCCGGAACGGGAAGTCCGTGAAAAGCTGGACCTGATCTGGGCCACCATGAAGCAGTCCATTTCCAACGGCATGAGCGCGCGCGGCAACCTGCCGGGCGTCCTGCAAGTGCCGCGCCGTGCCAAGACCTTGCGGAAATCCCTCCTGGTGCACGGGGAATCAGCCCTGAAGGACCCTCTTTCCATCATGGACTGGATCAACCTGTACGCCATTGCCGTGAGCGAGGAGAACGCGGCAGGCGGCCGCATCGTCACCGCTCCCACCAACGGCGCGGCGGGCATTGTTCCGGCCGTGCTCAATTACGCCACCAAGTTCTGTTTTTCCCCGCACCCGGACGCCGTTCACCGTTTTCTGCTCACCGCGGGAGGAATCGCCATCCTGTATAAAAAGAACGCTTCCATTTCCGGCGCGGACGTAGGGTGCCAGGGGGAAGTGGGCGTAGCCTGCTCCATGGCCGCGGCGGCTCTTGCGGAGTACCTGGGCGGAACGCCCCATCAGGTGGAAAACGCCGCGGAAATAGGCATGGAACACAACCTGGGCCTCACCTGCGACCCGATCGCGGGGCTCGTCCAGATTCCCTGCATTGAACGCAACGCCATTGCCGCCATCAAGGCCATCAACGCCGCCCGCATCGCCATGGGCGGCACGGGCGCCCACTTCGTTCCGCTGGACAAGGTCATCCGCACCATGCTGGATACCGGCAGGGACATGCAGTCCAAGTACAAGGAGACCGCCCAGGGCGGACTGGCCGTGAATGTGGTGAATTGCTAA